In Musa acuminata AAA Group cultivar baxijiao chromosome BXJ2-10, Cavendish_Baxijiao_AAA, whole genome shotgun sequence, a genomic segment contains:
- the LOC135625510 gene encoding universal stress protein PHOS32-like: MAAEGSRTVGIGMDYSPTSKVAVRWAVDNLVCAGDHVVLIHVLSKSDHHTEKQLWEEHGSPLIPLGEFEDMNLTVRYGISPDGEVLDILHTASETKGVKVVSKIYWGDPREKICDAVEELKLDSLVVGSRGLGAIKRVLLGSVSNYVVVHATCPVTVVKSNA; this comes from the exons ATGGCGGCAGAAGGGAGTCGCACGGTGGGGATCGGGATGGACTACTCACCGACGAGCAAAGTGGCAGTCCGATGGGCCGTCGACAACCTCGTCTGCGCCGGCGACCATGTCGTGCTGATCCATGTCCTGTCCAAGTCTGATCACCACACGGAGAAGCAGCTTTGGGAAGAACATGGATCAC CTCTGATTCCTCTTGGTGAATTTGAGGACATGAACCTGACGGTGCGATATGGGATCAGCCCGGACGGCGAGGTCTTGGATATCCTGCACACTGCATCCGAGACCAAAGGG GTGAAGGTGGTCTCGAAGATCTACTGGGGCGATCCGAGGGAGAAGATCTGTGATGCAGTGGAGGAACTGAAGCTGGACTCACTCGTGGTCGGGAGCAGGGGCTTAGGAGCCATTAAAAG AGTGCTGCTCGGGAGCGTTAGCAACTACGTCGTCGTCCACGCGACCTGCCCGGTCACGGTTGTGAAGTCGAATGCCTGA